A single window of Cheilinus undulatus linkage group 12, ASM1832078v1, whole genome shotgun sequence DNA harbors:
- the esama gene encoding endothelial cell adhesion molecule a, with protein MEVYSTSRKLILLSLTFLWGLSGVWADLQIPETSIDVIKGRMVVLKASYSPVPGGDPSTNTILWNLVSDPPQMVISFTKGSINVGSSQFQGRVGFSVNMPSRNVSIYINNTQESDSGNYLCHVIIPDNPGFTAKLTLDVKVPPDVPKCSQSGKAVLKGNVTLSCGSSSGKPRPLYKWRKTSPTSEVFFSPMLNEKNGTLKLSNLSSNMSGKYVCTASNSAGSESCFINLEIRSTNNGGMIAGAVVGSIVGLILLLLLAWFFYLMKRRRDSEDDMANEIKEDAQAPKRVSWAKSGMGSDIISKNGTLSSIASSPHHKEPPHHHHNNHHHHLQQYPQRPPSDTASIITATGSTAGYRPSRHHGASTPTHYSYNNNTTLPRDQPVPSEASTNGSSLPRPERYTQLPQAQALPQTYGQPQLQLQTTPIPPPLPTSTVTASNIARMGGVPIMVPAQNQAGSLV; from the exons GCGTGTGGGCTGACCTCCAGATACCTGAGACCAGTATAGATGTGATCAAGGGTCGGATGGTGGTGCTGAAGGCGTCCTACAGTCCTGTACCGGGCGGAGATCCGAGCACCAACACAATCCTCTGGAACCTTGTGTCTGACCCTCCACAGATG GTCATCTCCTTCACCAAAGGCTCCATCAACGTGGGCAGCTCCCAGTTCCAGGGCCGTGTTGGTTTTTCAGTCAACATGCCGTCACGGAACGTGTCGATTTACATCAACAACACGCAGGAGTCCGACTCAGGAAACTACCTCTGCCATGTCATCATCCCTGATAATCCTGGTTTCACAGCTAAACTCACTCTGGACGTGAAGG TGCCTCCTGATGTTCCCAAGTGCTCTCAGTCAGGGAAGGCAGTGCTGAAGGGAAACGTGACTCTCAGCTGTGGGTCCAGCTCTGGGAAGCCGAGGCCGCTGTACAAGTGGAGGAAAACCAGTCCCACCTCTGAGGTCTTCTTCTCTCCAATGCTCA ATGAGAAGAACGGAACTCTAAAATTGAGCAACCTGAGCAGCAACATGTCAGGGAAATACGTGTGCACGGCCAGCAACTCAGCGGGGTCAGAGAGCTGCTTCATCAACCTGGAGATCAGATCCA CCAACAATGGTGGGATGATAGCCGGTGCTGTTGTGGGCTCCATAGTTGGCTTGATCTTGCTCCTCCTCCTCGCCTGGTTCTTTTACCTGATGAAGAGACGTAGAGACAGCGAGGACGACATGGCCAATGAGATCAA GGAGGACGCTCAGGCTCCAAAGCGCGTTTCCTGGGCGAAGAGTGGCATGGGCTCGGACATCATCTCCAAAAACGGCACCCTGTCCTCCATCGCCTCCAGCCCCCACCACAAAGagcccccccaccaccaccacaacaaccaccaccaccacctgcAGCAGTACCCTCAGCGTCCCCCCTCCGACACCGCCTCAATCATCACCGCCACGGGCAGCACGGCCGGCTACAGACCGTCCCGCCACCACGGAGCCTCCACCCCGACCCACTACAGctacaacaacaacaccacCCTCCCCCGCGACCAGCCCGTCCCCTCTGAGGCCAGCACCAACGGGAGCTCCCTGCCCAGACCGGAGCGCTACACCCAGCTGCCTCAGGCCCAGGCCCTGCCGCAGACCTACGGCCAGCCGCAGCTGCAGCTCCAGACCACGCCAATCCCACCGCCGCTGCCCACGTCCACCGTCACCGCCTCTAACATCGCCCGCATGGGAGGGGTGCCCATCATGGTGCCTGCACAGAATCAAGCCGGATCTCTGGTCTAA